One segment of Solanum lycopersicum chromosome 1, SLM_r2.1 DNA contains the following:
- the Mdip1 gene encoding germin-like protein precursor → MAVFRKMFPLIMVIMTLLAINSDKACAGDPDMLQDVCVADLTSTLKLNGFTCKNMFSAADFSSMVISKPGATNNMFGSLVTGANVMAIPGLNTLGVSMARIDYAPGGINPPHLHPRATEMIYVLQGELDVGFITTANVLVSKHIVQGEVFVFPRGLVHFQKNNGHMPAAVIAGFNSQLAGTQSIATTLFAATPAPGVPNDILAQAFQIGTMQVQQIKAKFAPRN, encoded by the exons ATGGCTGTCTTTAGAAAAATGTTTCCTTTAATTATGGTAATTATGACATTATTAGCTATTAACTCAGATAAAGCTTGTGCTGGAGATCCAGATATGCTACAAGATGTTTGCGTTGCTGATCTCACCTCAA CTTTGAAATTAAACGGATTTACATGCAAGAACATGTTCTCCGCGGCTGATTTCTCTTCGATGGTTATTTCAAAGCCAGGAGCCACAAACAACATGTTTGGTTCCCTTGTTACTGGAGCTAACGTTATGGCTATTCCTGGGCTTAACACCTTAGGTGTGTCCATGGCTCGAATCGACTATGCTCCAGGTGGCATTAACCCACCCCACCTCCACCCACGAGCCACGGAGATGATTTACGTTTTACAAGGTGAATTAGATGTTGGTTTTATTACTACAGCTAATGTATTGGTCTCTAAGCATATTGTACAAGGAGAAGTGTTTGTTTTTCCAAGAGGACTTGTTCATTTTCAGAAGAATAATGGTCACATGCCAGCAGCTGTTATTGCTGGGTTCAATAGTCAGTTAGCTGGTACACAGTCGATTGCGACAACGTTGTTTGCAGCAACACCAGCACCTGGTGTTCCTAATGATATCTTGGCTCAAGCATTCCAAATTGGTACCATGCAAGTTCAGCAAATTAAGGCTAAATTTGCACCCAGGAATTAA